Proteins co-encoded in one Salvia splendens isolate huo1 chromosome 4, SspV2, whole genome shotgun sequence genomic window:
- the LOC121801406 gene encoding U-box domain-containing protein 16-like: MAVSGDAFPVRKRRPSLGAFVSPNLSDQKLLQSLLLLSQDVSSLRPLGILLKRISASVIRKSRLISVLFEELVRNPTTVYPPSAAMCYEELHIVLQRIKVLLEVCSTCSRMWLLMQIPSISSSFHHLIVELSTLLDIFPARDLNLSEDVCELLNLIKKQCSETAADPADESLRAEVLKIMENIKREIAPDHSELRRIFERLNLRDSASCSNEIENLEAEVQNQDDEKSKADVVALIGLVRYAKCVLHGASTPRIETRRLKSAAEGSIPADFRCPITLDLMRDPVVVSTGQTYDRTSISLWIESGHATCPKTGQTLAHTQLIPNLALKSLISTWCREQRIPFESAEVNVKTNGAGSKNKTALEAIKMTVSFLVNKLMASSQTAEVTVINRLVHELRVLAKTDSDCRNCIAGAGALPLLVKFLSSENPSLQINAVTTILNLSILEANKARIMETDGVLNGVIEVLRSGATWEAKGNAAATVFSLTGVQGFRKKLGKKTRVVKALLYLAKEGPAGPRRDAMVAILNLAGDREAVEKLVEGGVVEMVGEVMEAMVEEAVAVLELVVKRGGVMAISAAYHGEMMKKLAAVLRDGSDRAREGVAATLVNMCRKGGSEMVAELAAISGIERVVWEIMGAGTGRARRKAATLLRILRRWAAGLIGEHFSTQHSATSLDISTRIVLPA, translated from the coding sequence ATGGCGGTGTCGGGCGATGCTTTTCCGGTGAGGAAACGGCGGCCGTCGCTAGGAGCGTTTGTTTCCCCCAATTTGTCCGATCAAAAGCTTCTGCAGTCGCTGCTTCTTCTATCGCAAGATGTTTCTTCGCTGCGGCCGCTGGGGATTCTCCTCAAGAGAATTTCCGCTTCTGTTATCAGAAAATCGAGGCTGATTTCGGTGCTTTTTGAGGAGCTTGTGCGGAATCCGACGACTGTTTATCCGCCGTCTGCGGCTATGTGCTATGAAGAATTGCACATAGTTTTGCAGAGGATTAAGGTGCTATTGGAAGTCTGCTCCACCTGTAGCAGGATGTGGCTTTTGATGCAAATTCCGTCGATTTCGAGCTCGTTCCATCATTTGATCGTTGAATTGTCGACGCTGCTTGATATCTTCCCCGCGCGAGATCTCAATTTGAGTGAAGATGTTTGTGAATTGCTCAATTTGATTAAGAAGCAGTGTTCGGAAACCGCCGCAGATCCCGCCGACGAAAGCCTGAGAGCGGAGGTTCTGAAAATAATGGAGAATATCAAACGAGAAATCGCTCCCGATCACTCCGAGCTACGGCGGATTTTCGAGCGGTTGAATCTGCGCGACTCGGCTAGCTGCAGCAACGAAATCGAGAATCTGGAAGCCGAAGTCCAGAATCAGGACGACGAGAAATCGAAGGCGGACGTAGTCGCGCTGATCGGACTCGTGCGCTACGCGAAATGCGTGCTCCACGGCGCGTCGACGCCGCGAATCGAAACCAGGCGGCTGAAATCCGCGGCGGAGGGGAGTATCCCGGCGGACTTCCGGTGCCCTATCACCCTCGATTTGATGCGCGATCCTGTGGTGGTCTCCACGGGCCAGACATACGACCGCACGTCGATATCTCTGTGGATCGAATCGGGTCACGCTACGTGTCCGAAGACAGGTCAGACATTGGCCCACACCCAGCTCATCCCCAATCTCGCGCTGAAGAGCTTGATATCAACGTGGTGCCGCGAGCAGAGGATCCCATTCGAGTCAGCGGAAGTCAACGTCAAAACTAACGGCGCGGGTTCGAAGAACAAGACGGCGTTGGAAGCGATTAAGATGACCGTTTCCTTCCTCGTCAACAAACTAATGGCGTCATCGCAAACGGCGGAAGTGACCGTCATCAACCGGTTAGTCCACGAGCTTCGCGTGCTGGCGAAGACGGACTCCGACTGCCGGAATTGCATCGCCGGCGCCGGAGCTCTGCCGCTGCTGGTGAAATTTTTAAGCTCGGAGAATCCGAGCCTTCAGATAAACGCCGTCACGACGATTCTAAACCTCTCGATTCTGGAAGCGAACAAGGCGAGGATAATGGAGACGGACGGCGTGCTCAACGGCGTGATCGAGGTGCTGAGATCCGGCGCCACGTGGGAGGCGAAGGGGAACGCCGCGGCAACCGTGTTCAGCCTCACGGGGGTGCAAGGGTTCCGGAAGAAGCTGGGGAAAAAGACACGTGTCGTGAAGGCGTTGCTCTATTTGGCGAAGGAGGGTCCCGCAGGGCCCAGGAGGGATGCCATGGTGGCGATTTTGAATCTGGCGGGGGACAGGGAGGCAGTGGAGAAGCTGGTGGAGGGAGGGGTGGTGGAGATGGTCGGGGAGGTTATGGAGGCGATGGTGGaggaggcggtggcggtgctCGAACTGGTGGTGAAACGCGGCGGAGTGATGGCGATCTCGGCTGCGTACCACGGGGAGATGATGAAGAAGCTCGCGGCGGTGCTGAGGGACGGATCGGATAGGGCGAGGGAGGGCGTTGCGGCGACGCTGGTGAACATGTGTCGGAAAGGGGGATCGGAGATGGTGGCGGAGCTGGCGGCGATAAGCGGGATTGAGAGGGTGGTATGGGAGATAATGGGAGCGGGGACGGGGAGGGCGCGGCGGAAGGCGGCGACGTTGTTGAGGATTTTGAGGAGATGGGCGGCGGGGCTGATTGGGGAGCATTTTAGCACGCAGCATTCGGCGACATCGCTGGATATCTCAACGAGGATTGTACTGCCTGCATAA